The Gymnogyps californianus isolate 813 chromosome 3, ASM1813914v2, whole genome shotgun sequence genomic sequence CTCTGTGGATTTATTGTGTTTCTAGTCTTTTCCCTGTGGATATGTAGGCATTGACTTGCAATTGCTGGTAGCCTGCAGATTGCTGCATCACTCTGAATTTCTCCTTGCTGCAGTCTGCAGCcagttgtattttcttctcctccagtGTTTGATTATCCTTATGCGCTTGTGAGCTGTGATAATTAATCAGAATGCTTTGCGTGTATGCAGTGTGCTTTGTGTGTATCCAGTTCAAGAACTATGAAGTCGTCTTACATTacctctgtcctttctttttcatacagTTTTGAATCAGGAAATTGAAGCATTCAGTCTCCCTGAGGATGTACCTTCTGTGCTATCTGAAGACAGAATTGTCAGTGTGAACTTTCGTGTACTTTACCCCATTGTCATTACCAGTCTTGGGGTATTTTATGAGGCTGATGGGGTGGGTTTCCAGAGGAACATCACTGTAAAACTGTACCAGGCAGAACATGAGGTAGAGTATTGTAGTTACCTTTTGAAAGTGGACTAAAGCATGTTGTCTCTTTGTTGTGGATTAAGTTCTTACAGAAAGTGACATGCTGTGTTGATGACTTAGAAGAGAAGTACTTAGCTGACAAGcatatgaattatatttttcttctgttgcattgtaaattcttatttcacagatatatatacacaaacacacatatccCGGATGaggaaaagatgaaattcaCAAAGTAGTATGAGTTAATTTAAATGTCCTTTTGAAAGAGCACTTATATGTAATTCCAAGACACAATTTTGATTGCATTTGAGGTTCTGAAGTATTGATAGGtattaaggaataaaaaataaactgctgaatatatttaaaacacatttgatGCCTTCAAGCAGAGAGATGCAGGAcagctgtaattttttcttgtctgtcttctgGCAAGACATTTTGAGATTTCTAGAAACTCGTATTATTTATAGGTATTATTTACAGGTAATAGTCAAACTTCAGTGATAATTCCTCCCACTCCCAAGCTATTATGCGTTTGATAGAATAGCTTAGTGCTaacctggaggaaaaaaaaaaaaatcattgagcATGATTGTTGCATTTGGTATATTGCATTTATCTCTACCAATAACTTGATAGGCCAATTTCAAGACTTCTGGCTATGCTACAgtagaaagaattttaaatttaaactaataattaaaattaagtacAGAAAATATACTGAAGTATGGCTTTTATGATGAACTTCCGAAGAGTTAGGTTtataatagcaaaaaaaaaagtatactgtAATCAGGTTTGTGTTTCCTAAATGGTAGAATTCTAAATGTTGAGAGCCTAATAACTTGATCTGCATTAGCTTTTTAGTTccagtgaaggagaaaaattagtATCATAGGAATGCTTGGGGACTGTTTTCAGAAGATTGGGAATCTGGCAATGCAGCATCTTTATGTCATTTGTTATTATCTAAGAGCCATTTGGTGGCCTGTGTAATATAGTAGCAATAGAGTTTTACGGGTCAGCATCCTCTGTTGCAATTAATAGCAGTCAGCTATttaaacagaagacagaaagtcTGTAAACTGGGAGATGAGTCTGAGTCCTCCAGATGATATGCTCTGTTGGTTGGATTCTAGTTGAACTTGCACTCTTGTTCCATTGTTGCTTGTTTCCACCATATCAATCCAACACTTGAATTCTGTGGAGTCTGAGACTGTTGTGAGAATAAAACTTTCACTTAGTTTTATACAATCAATAAGCCTCTTTCTATTGTAACTGAGATGATCAAGATTGCATAATCTCACACCACTTCTAATgtgtggtttgttgtttgtggttttttcattttctttctgttgttcaCAGGAAGCTCTCTTCAGTGCTCGCTTTAGTCCACCAAGCTGTGGAGTGCAAGTGAACAGATTGTGGTACAAGCCAGTAGAGCAGTTCATTTTGCCAGAGGTATGTGCAGTATCGGAACTGCCTGCAGTTCTTTTAAGTCAGCTGGAGAGACTGACTGATAAAACTGGCCTTTGCTTGAGGCAGAAAAGGGCAAGTGAAAACCTCTAGAATGTTAGTTGAGGGGATATGCTGAAAtccagaatttctttttcaccaTCTCATTATCACCAGTAGTTATAAAgcaaaagcctgaaaaatacaaattgaagaaaaattacattgacAAATAGTAGCAATTTCAGAAaccttttcagtttctgagtGAAAATTGTACCTGCTTCAATTCTGTGGGAGAGTTTACCAGAGAATGGGatgcttctttctccctcctgcttttTCAGACATCAGTACACAAGATAGGGAGGGGAGGATGGTACAGATTTCTAGGGAACAGCTGGAAAAGAGGTTTTTGCTTCTGATGTCTTAGACATAACAGCAAGATGTTGTGTGTTAAGTTTGCAATGACAGTATTAGTTGAATAGTTGTAATCAAGAAGCTCTTACTGAAGGCTACTGAGATTTTGGTTATTCCTTTTCTGGCAGCACTAGTAAGGAATTTTTCGTTCATTGAACCATGCAAGGAAAGAAGAATTAGAACTTCAAGAAGATCTTTAGTAGGGTCTATCTGTACTATACTAGGTGGAGTATGTAGCGCAGAAGACTGACATTTGAGTTTTTAAAACCTGTCAACATCCTATGGCAGAAgtggttttttggctttttttttttttttttttttaaggggcGCCCCTCAGAGATTTgggaaaagactgctttttGGACAGTAATGAGTGTTAGTGTTCTTGCTTGTCCTGAGATACCATTAGCTAAGCTAACAAGGCAGAGtctaaagtctttttttttttttttttttttttttttttttatcctttttggGATTGGGGCTGCAGTCCAAGAGTAGTGTTTTGGTATAGGGATATACAACCTACTTGTGGCTGCTTAGGAAGGAAGGTGATTAAACACAGAAGGAACAGAATATAGGTGGGAAAAACCCTGATATTGTTACAGTGAAGATTTAGTGAATACAAGTTGACTCGGAATGAGAATTCTAGTTCAGCAGACTCTCCCAGGTACAAGGAATTGTTCCTGGTGGACCCATGATCTCTCACTAGATGTCAGCTGCCATTTTAGGCTGTTTCCCTTCATTTAAATATTCTCCTATATGACTGGACCCTTGCTGTTATTTCTGTAAGTTGTCTTTGGGTCTGGGTTGTTTTGTTATGCAAGAAATTAAGTGTTTTATGAAAGAATGGAGCAAGAGAAGACtgaagggggaggagaggacatTTGGGGCCAGTTTAATCCCTGATTTATTCCCCTGGCTCTGTAAGAACGAATGCATTTGGAAACCTGCTCTTTTTAAGGGGAATCTGCAGCTGATTAATTGGTTTTTCATCTTAAACAGTTTTTACTGAATACTATGCAAGTTTGTTATGCTGGCAGGAGACCTTTCGGGTGAGCAGACCTCTTACAGTGTTTTGTGCATATGTTTTGACAATCTAATTTGATACAAAAATGATTCGGggttttttactctttttaaaagagtattGGTTACCCAGTAATTTGGTAGTATAACATGTAAGCCTTTTCCCTGTAAGACTTTGTTCTGAGATACTAAAATTCTAGGCAGTTGTAATTTTGCTATAAATGATTGCATTTTTCCTGAGAGGCAGATGGGAAGTATTTCATTTAGAAAGGGGATATTAgtattcatatattttttttgtgcaggCTTCCTTAATCTGATACGTGTCATGTGCTGAATGCTTACAGGATAACATGATGTTTCTAATGTAGATTAATAGGGGTTATGCACAGCATGTAGTCTTCTGTGATACTTAGGATGCTGAACCATACAAGATGATTCAGAGGAGACAGAACGCCCACGTGTTCCTATCTACTTGTTTGAGAGCAGTAAATTTAGTGAACTGTTTAATTGTCACAAGATGGTTTCTGAGACAACATCTATTCTCTGCCTTTCCACCTTCAAGAAGTAATGGATTGTACAGACTGCTGAAGAGCTTCATTCATCTTCCAGCTGAAGTGCTGCACTTTCTGCTCATcttggggaaagggagggaaatgCAGCATTAGAATAAGCATCTGGCAGGCCAGATTGTGAAAGACAGAATTGATCATTCAGCCTTGGAACGACCGACAGCGCAGAAGAGCAGAACCACTAGCAGATAACTAAAACTCACACAGTGGCTCTTACAGCCAAGTCTTAGCAATGCACTTATTTTGTCAAAAAGCCACAGGCCGCTTGCATGAAAATGGGGCTCCATACTATGCATACTCTGTATTACTAATGGGGAGTAGTTggagaaacaaaaagcacagcactgtTTAACATTAGGAAAGGAGTTTGGCAGGGCTGCATTATGTCAGTACACCTGTTCGGTATTCACTGTAAATGCCACTGCACTCTGGCAGCAACAAGGCTGGaatttaaatggggaaaaacagaTGATGTAGTCTCAGGTGTGCCActaatgttttgctttaagcATTTTCAGGCCTCAGCTTTCATTAAGCGGCTTAGGGTAATAATAGCTGAAGGCTAAAGTCATTAGAAAATTTGCTTACAAGTCTCTCAACCTGGAAAATAAATGATAGTTTGCAGCTTTAGGATGCCTTGCACTGAGGTTCACTGGTAATAACTGATTAAGACTCTTGGTACATGTTTGAAGTCAGTATCAATAATAGTCAGTGGTGagaattttaatgtttctggtTGCTGAGGAGGGAAAGGACTCTCAGGCTTGCTAACAACTTACCAAAGGCTGTGTCTGTAAACAAGGCACAGAAGTGGGATTAAAGCCCAGTCCCTACAGCAAAAAACATTGGAATGGGAGATGACAGCCACTGCAAATAGGGAAATTGAGCATGTGGGTTTTACTGTGCAGGGTGTTCAGGGGTTCTGCcactaaaaaaagttttagtagTGGTCCATTTGTTTTGTTAACTGACAGGTAATTAAACAAACAAGGGGGAGGTATTGAGCATGCAAGTCAGGCTTGAATAAACACTGACTAGCTCCATTATTAGATTATAAAGCTGACATTATAAATAATAGGTGGGAGATTTCTGAAATACGCAGCTGTCATTAAATACTGAGACTGCTGCAAATGTTAAGACCTACTTCgaggaaagcaaagaattgAGCTGAATTCTAAGCTAGACTTCATGGTGTGTCAGTAAGTGGAGAGTCTCTGGAGAAGGTTTCTGGAGTACCAGGAAGCTAAAATGGGGAATAGCCGAGAGGTTAGTACAAGTAAACAGGCTTTCTACAGCAACAGAGATGCATCTACAAATAGTTGAAACAAATTGTTTCTCTGTTCCAAGGTCCACACTAGCTACCAGTGTTTTTCCTATGAAATTGGGAGAAACAAACCAGAATGCGCTCCTCTAGCAGTCAGGAGTATAATAACCCTACAACTACTCTATACTACCTTGTCAAAAGGgtgaaattactttaaaaaaattaaaaaatatagtaCTACCAATACTCCTACCTGTACAACATACCGCTTGTCCCTTTGCATGTTCTCAGGGGTCTTCAGGAAAGTCTTATATAAAATGGGTAATAGTTGGACTGTTAGGTGGATTAGTTTCAAGTTGAGatgaaatgctttcaaatgcaagaatttacacacacacacacatatataaaaaccaTGGAGTGACATAACTTAAATAGAcagttaaaaccagaaaattttaaagatattcacttgtctttctcctcctttccctacCAGCCAAGATGCGAGGTCAGAGTTCTGTGACTCTCCTACAGTAGCTTGTGACAGCTTTGCCAGGATAAAGGTGgctgcattttcctttgagtTTTGCTGGTGTCAGGATTTAGTCTCTGATCTCTGGTTTTGGCAGATAACTAAAAAGCAGCACTTATTTCCTAACCTGTTTCAACGTATTCTCTTTGTCATGCAGGATTTTATAGTcgatttttaaaaattcactttaGGTCACCTTTAAATGCCATCTTAATGATGTTAGAAAGCTAAAGCCTTTTACACTAGACTTCTGTTAAAAGTTTAATGTTCCTAATATAGAGATTTATGATTAGTCTTAAAAGCATGATTATGTGTTACTGAGTTCTGCAGATGTATCTCTTTTATGtgtaacttatttttattgaagtgTAAGTAAAACATCTATGTTGTGTGTTCAAGCTGTATGTTGTGTGAAGttgactattttaaaattaaaagaaccCCAAACTGTTTGATTTTCATCCTTTGAAGTCTTTGAATACCTGCATaacagtgtttttctctcttgccaGAGTTTTGAAGGTACCATTGTGTGGGAAAGCCAGGATCTTCAGGGCCTTGTTTCAAGAAACCTTCATAAAGTGATGGTGAATGATGGAGGGGGTGTTTTCAGAGTCATTACAGTGAGTCACCTCACCTTCCCTTCCACCATGTTTCTATTTTTCGTATAAGTCTTGGGTATTtagcattttgctttcctgtgtttcgCTGTAAATCGTTAATTCAGCTGGGCTTCTCCTGTTGTCTCAGAGGGGAAGTTTGCTTTGCCTGGGAAAAGGACAAGGGCATGCAAAAAATGATGCTAGTAAAGTGGcgttttcttttattttgaagggaGTAAAGTTCACCTATTGTCTTTGTCAGGTGTGAAGCAGTATCAGTATATCAGAGATGGCAAAATGTGGGTCAAAAATCCTGTGCTAAAATCCCAATTGATGGGATTAAGcctgtttttttgctttttggcagTGTGTCTCTTTTCCTGTCAAATCGTTGCTTGCTTCAACATGCTGTGCTGTTGTAATTTAGCCAGAATAACTTTACATCTTGCTCTCAACTTTGAAACTAATTTTCTAAAAGTTTCAGTGGTACCGCTAGTTTTAGGTGAAACTTCAAAAAATGCCACAAAACTTTACGGTTAAAAATCTTAGTCTTAGTCTTTCATTATGCAGGTACCTAAACCAGAAGacctttaaattaatttctcagttgCCAGAAAACTTCACACCTTAAAATCATAGGGAAAAACACATCAGTAATGAGAGATGaactaatttatttctttccattaatCTGTCTCtagcaggcaggggaagggtcACTGCCACATGAACTCACAGAAGGTGTGGAGGGAATAGCAGGTGGTTTTATCTACACTATTCAAGGTAAGTCTGCAAAACGTAGCATCACATTTGATGTTATGATAAAACAGGaactttaaattacatttctaaGGTAAAATTCATGCTATCTCTATGAACTTGATCAccttaagttttcttttagtAGAAACaattcatttctttctggttttttatgcCTAATGTCAATGTCCTGATGTGGTTTCTTTGCTTGCCCTTTGTCAGCCACTCCAATTGACTTGCATCCCTTtgtcttttaacagaaataccATTTGCATCTAGactttcttctctgtccttgtTTTTTGTTACCCAAACCGAAGTTAAAAAATGTTGTGCAATGAAATCTTTCCCTgataattttcacattttttttccagtcctgctGCTGTTAGAAATACTGTGTCATGATGTTTAATATTAACTACTGACAAACAGTGACTACCTTATGTAGCCTGCTTTTCCACCCCTGTTGTTGCTATTTTACACCTATTTCAGCAGAATGTTCAGAGACTTTATAGGAGCCCTTTCCAATGTCTAAGATTTTGGCCACGTAGCACTATAGTTAATGTATTCTTATTGGTCCATCATAGCCAACATAAGCAGTGACTTTCAGAGCGttattcctgtatttttgtAGCTAGGCCTGGCAGATATAATTGGGCAGTCCTGTTGTCTTGTCATGTGTGTAGGAGCCTAAACTGAGGTGTGCTAAAGCCCTTCCATCCTGTTTGTCAAAAAGTTCTTCAGTACCACAAACTACCTCCTTACCAAGAAGTTCAGTattcttgcaatatttttttagcttttagcTGCAGTCAGTTATGTGATGTGGTTCAGCAGGGACCACCTATGCTACATCAAAGCAATGCCAATTTGATTATATTTAGCAtaggatttgttttgtttgtttgggggtttattttttttatgctagATATATATGCTTAGGAGTAACTGATATAACAGTAGCCTTGTTACTCTGCCGGTAAGAGTAATAGTGAAGTCCCAGACAGCTCTTTATATTAAAGAACCTTAAGAAGTTGAAtctttttattactgaaaaggaagagaatacttttttactttctgtatcAGACCttatgcaaaaatatatttctttcttgttctgcaacttttaacatttcataGAAATTTTTAGATTAATTGTAGGATTTTCATAACCCCATTGAGTTGAACACTTCTTCAGATTCATTTTGTCTGTATGTCGTGTATGATGCAAGTGAAACATGTGAAATAGTATGTAGGTATGTATCTTTGTTTAATGATGGgtgctgtttctttcagaaggTGATGCTCTTTTAAAAAGCCTCCATACTCGCCCAGAAAGGTTTACAAGTCACataaaaaatcttgaaaaagaagatgctttattgaaggaagaaagcagtaCCTATGATGATATTGCTTTTGTAGATGTTATTGACACTTACAGAAATGTTCCAGCCAAACTGCTGAACTTCTACCGATGGTAAgttgaaaagaaagtattttctcttagGAATGTTGCTGTTTGTAGTGCAAGATGATCCAGCATGTTACGTTATCTGACAGGTTCCATGAAATATATACCTTATgtgatttatttcattaagtTGTATTTCTCACAGTTTTGGGGGCGTGTAGTGAGTAAAATAACAGGATCTATATTTCTTGAGTGTTGACCCTTGGTGCCTCAAATAAGCATGAGCTGGCAAGACAGGCTTCTGCTCTAAGAGTCCAGGTGTGAAAATTTTCATGTCTccttgtaatttcttttaacttgCTTCTGACTGAAAACTAGCAGCTTTAGCCTTTACAAGCTGGCCAAAAGCCATCCTTTAATACTTAGTGTTTCAGTTTGTGGCCATTGActcgtcctgtcactgggcgccactgaaaagagcctggctccatctctTTACATCCTCCCTTCAGATGGGATGTATATACATTGATGAGCCCAAGCCGTCTTGTCTCCAGGCTCAACAGTCGCAGCTGTCTTGGCCTTTCCTCGTAGGAGAGATGCttcagtcccttaatcatcttggtggccctttgctggactctccATCCAGTATGTCCATATCTCTCTTCTACTGAGGAGCCTAAGACTGCACTCtgtactccagatgtggcctcaccagtgctgagtagaggagaAGGGTAGGAAGCTTGTGTAC encodes the following:
- the B3GALNT2 gene encoding UDP-GalNAc:beta-1,3-N-acetylgalactosaminyltransferase 2 isoform X4, which translates into the protein MRNWLVLLCPCAVGVALHLWLLLSCPGGPGRHPAGPLAFFPQWKLKHYDVIVGVLSARHNHELRSVIRDTWFKHLKQHPALSQRVLVKFIIGAHGCAVPVEDREDPYSCKLLNISNPVLNQEIEAFSLPEDVPSVLSEDRIVSVNFRVLYPIVITSLGVFYEADGVGFQRNITVKLYQAEHEEALFSARFSPPSCGVQVNRLWYKPVEQFILPESFEGTIVWESQDLQGLVSRNLHKVMVNDGGGVFRVITQAGEGSLPHELTEGVEGIAGGFIYTIQEGDALLKSLHTRPERFTSHIKNLEKEDALLKEESSTYDDIAFVDVIDTYRNVPAKLLNFYRCFRLNWAVDRTGKWQELEYPSPAYPAFACGSGYVISKDIVQWLASNSERLKTYQGEDVSMGIWMAAVGPKRYQDSLWLCEKTCESGMLSSPSILHRN